The DNA sequence ATAGGTCATCAATGAGGCCCAGCAGGAAGTGGGCTGAGAAGTCATCCTGGGACAGGTAGCTGGCGGGCAggcggtcacatgaccagagCATAACGCTACGCAGGTGGTAGGGGCTGATGGCCTTGGGTCGAGACAGCAGCTTGATGATGATAGCCTTGCAGGCCTGGTATGCCTGGATAAGGCTGGTGGAGAGGCACTTTTTGAGCTGCACCTCACTACGAGCGAAAGACAGGCGCCACTCGTTCTCCTTGCGGCCCTTGAAGGAGCAGGCGGGCACCAGATAGAAGCCGCTGATCACCTCCTCCTCTGTGATCTTTCCGTCCCAGAAGTGGTTCTCCATCAGCCAACTCTGAGCCACAGCGGGCCAGCCCTTGAAGGAGACCACAGGCACCACGTCATACAGCATGCGGCTACTGCCCACGCCCAGGATGATGGAGATTACCGTCCCGTTCTTCTCCACCTTCTCCACGCGCGGCATGCCCCGCTGCGGCTTCTTCTGGACCTCGTCCAGCACCACGCTGATCGACTCGTAGAACCAGTCCGCCACCAGCGTGGGGGAGAAGAAGTAGTTTGTGGCTCCGTTGATGTGGTCGACGATAGTGCAGCAGTCCTTCCAGCGGTTGATGGTGGCCTCATCGAAGAGCCGCAGGCTCAGCCAGGAGTGGCAGAGCGCCGAGTGCCGCATATCCAGGGTCACGGGCTGGTTGCGGTCGTGCAGCTTCAGGGCCGGTACCAACAGGGTGAAGTCCATGTCGTAGTCCGTGCCACGGGCGTAGAGGCTCAGCTCGTCCAGGTCCATGTCCACCACGCCCTCACGCACCCCGCCCGACAACAGCAGGTACTCGTTGGCAACCGGAAGCTTCTGGTCCAGCTTCTGCACCATCCCTGGAAGACAGATCAGGAGGAGAGTTTGGGAATGCAAAGCGGGAGCAGACGCACAGTGCAGGGATGCAAGAAAAGGGCAGGAacagagggatggtggagaacAGGGGAGAAGAGAGAGTGGGAGAATGGAGGAAAGGAACAGAGGGGTGGAAGAAAGACGAAACAGAATGAGAAAGTGTGGGAACAAAGAGAAAATGGGAAAAGGGAtatgacaaacacacacacacatccacaaacacacactcacacatatatatattaatatgctcACACACATGATTAAAGCTGCAGGTTCTGGCACAGTTATGTTGGCCTCACCCAAACCGGCTGACCACACCCTACCCAGCTGACCCCGTCCTTGTTCATGTCACCTCGCACTCGCCCATGTGACTCTAAGTGCCTTCAGCCGCCACCCCTCTGCAGAGGACTGGCGTCGGTTTCCGGCGGATCAATGAGAATATCTGAAAGAAGACACCGGAGCCGGCATGCCGGGGGCCACAGTCCTCAAGGTCAGGCGAAGCTCTGCTGCATTTCTAATTCTCAAGGAGCCATTTATAAATCTGAAAAAAGGAGCTCAAGGATGCCACCTTACAACAGGGCCGAACGGCTACACTCTCACCCTctacccagcatgcactgctgcAGTCCCCGCAAGGTCTCGCCAGGTGACACTTAACACCTCAAGCACAGAGCCGTAAACCACAAGCATGCTACCCCGGCCCGACACAGTCAGCATCAGCAGGTAGTTAAAACGTTAGACAGCTGAATCTTATTTGCCTCGGTGCGACGCTCGCGCCGGATTGGACGGCAGCCATTACCGCTCCTGAGGTCATGTGCCATTTTGGCTCCACCATACCTGGGTTTTTGTTTACCACAAGAAACGGTTGCATCCAATGTCTCTCACAGTCTCCTTCAGAACCTGGCTGGTGACACTGAGCTGAAACTTTCAACCAGTATTGATTTTCCCCATTTGTGCATTTAGGGGTCACTCCACAGACGCGAGAGAGCAAAATCTGCAGGTTCTGACCCATAGACAGAAACTGATACGGTCCAGAAGCTATGATGGTTTTGATAGGAAATCTGTGTGAATGTGCCACCCTGGACAAGAAACTAAAAGTGACAAATGCTGCTCTCTCCTACAAGTTGGGGCAACAGGCGAAAGTCACTCTGGGTCGTGCCTCGGATGGGAATGGGCAGTCTGAACTCAGCCCTTCCTTTGTACATAAAGCCCTACGACCTTTCACCCCTAGCCCTTAGAAGTCCCCTGATACCGGCTGGTGTTTATAAACGTGGTGTAAAGTCCTCGCTTTATCACAGGGCATAATTAACCTTTATGACTCTCCTGCTGTGACTAATCCTGCAGAAACCACAGTTTTCTAGGAGTGGCGCGCGCATTCACAGACTCAATCCAACAAGGAGCGAGGACGCCGATGACATCACAGGTTCTGCTGGTGTATCATCTGTCATGTGTCCATGCGAGCAGACGCCAAAGGCTTCAGTACATTTTAAACGCATCGTCTTTTAACACCGTCAGCACATCTCCAGGCAGCAGCGCCCTCTAGTGGATCACACCGCCGTGTCGCCCTACGATGCAGTGACGGTGTGCAGGCAGGGACGCTGCGAGTAAGCTGAGAGTGCGCCCGATTCCTCAGATATCATGCTGGGTTCTCTTCCAGGAAATCACAGCGTTTCCCTCTGCGCTTGCATGGTTATTTTGACGTATTTTACAGTAACTCAATGTGTTAACGTGGAGGTCATGATGAAATAACACACAGCTGTTTGCCGTACAGATGACCACGAAATACATCAGCACTCCCGAGGCTGCACTACGGACCGTGCATTTGCACGCCCGTAAGGAAATCCAGACTGATTTCCCAGAAATAGCCGCTGAAAGTCTCAGTTTTTGCTCCACGCCGTCGGCTGGTGACAGTCATCGATACGTGCATCTGTGCTGTGGAGCATCTGGTCCAACAGACCAAGGTAGCAAACATCTAGCATCTTACCTGACACTGAGTCACACACGCCCTACCTGCACCCCACCGATGTGATCCTCCACACCAAGCTCTATTTGAAACCCACAACGCCTGGGCTGCTCCTTACCGAGCATGGAGAAGATGAAGTCCTTGGCGGTGTGAATCTCCAGCGCCCGCTGATCGTCATACTCCCTCTGGTCGTGCTTGCTGAATTCCTGGATTAGCTTGTTCAGTTCTTCTATCCTGGCCCCGGACCTAAAGTCAAGCTCCGGGCAGTTGGGCACGAtcctgttgttgttgttggtgctgctcgGTGTCGCGGTGGGGCTGTTCCCGAGGCTGCTGACCGATCCAGCCCGGCTGCCTAGTACTGGCGCCGCCATCTTCGCGAGGATATAATGCAGAGACCGCCCCTGAGAGCTCCGAGCGCTCCGAGAGCGGAAGCGCTTCGGCCTCCCCCCAGCGAAATCTAACATGCCGTGTAGCACAGAGCagcctttttattttaatacaagAGCTATCACAGAGTAGCCTTTTTTTGATGAAACACCAGGTAGCACAGAGCTGCCATTTATTGTAATGCACCTGGCAGCGCAGATCggctattttattttaatacacaATATAGCACAGAACAGCCTTA is a window from the Paramormyrops kingsleyae isolate MSU_618 chromosome 21, PKINGS_0.4, whole genome shotgun sequence genome containing:
- the mb21d2 gene encoding nucleotidyltransferase MB21D2, which codes for MLDFAGGRPKRFRSRSARSSQGRSLHYILAKMAAPVLGSRAGSVSSLGNSPTATPSSTNNNNRIVPNCPELDFRSGARIEELNKLIQEFSKHDQREYDDQRALEIHTAKDFIFSMLGMVQKLDQKLPVANEYLLLSGGVREGVVDMDLDELSLYARGTDYDMDFTLLVPALKLHDRNQPVTLDMRHSALCHSWLSLRLFDEATINRWKDCCTIVDHINGATNYFFSPTLVADWFYESISVVLDEVQKKPQRGMPRVEKVEKNGTVISIILGVGSSRMLYDVVPVVSFKGWPAVAQSWLMENHFWDGKITEEEVISGFYLVPACSFKGRKENEWRLSFARSEVQLKKCLSTSLIQAYQACKAIIIKLLSRPKAISPYHLRSVMLWSCDRLPASYLSQDDFSAHFLLGLIDDLLHCLVNKTCPNYFIPQCNMLEHLSDETAVLHARKLSSVRSDPAEHLRTAIEHAKAAGRLTLELQRRSSGSGLPSPQADPADAPPDDRLAKKLQQLVTENPGKSISVFINPDDVTRPHFRIDDKFF